One window of the Zea mays cultivar B73 chromosome 3, Zm-B73-REFERENCE-NAM-5.0, whole genome shotgun sequence genome contains the following:
- the LOC103650419 gene encoding calmodulin-binding transcription activator 1-like, which yields MTCSNMVACSEVREFEYRDSEAHYMETSHSQANGVNEMHLHIRLEKLLTLGPDDHQMLAINSLMLDGKWSNQESSVKEVVSTTRVQSLKKLVQEKLHQWLICKVNDDGKGPNVLCKEGQGVIHLVAALGYDWAIRPIIIAGVNVNFRDAHGWTALHWAASLGRERTVSVLIANGHKIPMRQWRTATGAQRHRASCEPMVRCVVSI from the exons ATGACCTGTTCAAACATGGTGGCTTGTAGTGAAGTGCGAGAATTTGAGTATCGTGATTCTGAAGCTCATTACATGGAGACTTCTCATTCCCAAGCCAATGGTGTAAATGAAATGCATCTACACATTCGTCTTGAGAAGCTACTCACTTTGGGGCCAGATGACCATCAAATGCTTGCTATAAATTCCTTAATGCTTGATGGGAAATGGTCAAATCAAGAATCTTCTGTCAAGGAAGTAGTTTCCACTACTAGGGTCCAAAGTTTAAAGAAACTGGTGCAAGAGAAGCTGCATCAATGGCTCATCTGCAAAGTAAACGATGATGGAAAGGGTCCCAATGTTCTGTGCAAGGAAGGACAGGGTGTGATTCATTTAGTAGCAGCACTGGGTTATGATTGGGCTATAAGACCGATAATAATTGCTGGTGTCAATGTGAACTTCCgggatgctcatggatggactgcACTCCACTGGGCTGCGTCTTTGGGAAG AGAGCGGACAGTTAGTGTTCTCATAGCAAATGGACACAAGATCCCGATGCGGCAGTGGCGGACAGCAACGGGCGCTCAACGCCATCGCGCCTCCTGCGAACCCATGGTGAGATGTGTGGTCTCGATCTAG
- the LOC103650420 gene encoding helicase protein MOM1-like yields MGGILFELVGPIHISRDPGTIPRPAASLQRCCASDTRTSHYLGLFTPLKGKHIDEVAKSKQSTVSTKTKKEIQFQKLQRLPDGCHPDFDNDHLCSVNNHDLLPEMSTPSADLHLLPETGVENMRTPKSLHAELKRELLKLNTVLKLPDNVLFLANQFLEYLLNNHLVVREPRSILHAFNIALCWRAASFLKYTELDRRESLSLASDGLNYECNEAPS; encoded by the exons ATGGGAGGAATTTTGTTTGAGCTTGTGGGCCCAATTCATATCAGTCGCGACCCTGGGACTATCCCACGTCCCGCGGCGAGCTTGCAGCGCTGCTGCGCCTCGGATACGCGGACAAGTCACTACTTGGGACTATTTACACCCCTAAAAGGGAAACACATAG ATGAAGTTGCTAAATCCAAGCAATCAACTGTCTCCACAAAAACAAAGAAG GAAATTCAATTTCAGAAACTTCAGAGATTGCCAGATGGGTGCCATCCTGATTTTGATAATGATCATCTGTGTTCTGTAAATAATCATGACCTGCTTCCTGAAATGAGTACTCCAAGTGCTGACCTTCATCTACTTCCTGAGACAG GAGTGGAAAACATGAGGACACCTAAAAGTCTTCACGCTGAACTTAAGCGTGAGCTGTTAAAGCTAAATACGGTGTTAAAGCTACC TGATAATGTACTCTTTCTGGCCAACCAGTTCCTTGAATATCTTTTAAATAATCATTTAGTTGTGCGGGAGCCACGGAGCATACTGCATGCGTTCAACATAGCCTTG TGTTGGCGTGCTGCTTCTTTTCTGAAATACACTGAGTTGGATCGTCGAGAATCACTTTCCCTTGCTTCAGATGGACTGAATTATGAATGCAATGAGGCTCCATCATAG